The following are encoded in a window of Miscanthus floridulus cultivar M001 unplaced genomic scaffold, ASM1932011v1 fs_767_2_3, whole genome shotgun sequence genomic DNA:
- the LOC136533002 gene encoding uncharacterized protein isoform X2, translating to MATAKKLFKMGNADTDTAALHKEWDDALCPICMDHPHNAVLLLCSSHDKGCRSYICDTSYRHSNCLDRFKKMKVNDGDSPSQSSSSMPRGTRNQNVVQRSRFGLTRESPRLHMDISEPDEASNHQDASHRPSAIAGEQEENNYNEGPDLTLEAHEVEINGPSESSDVSSLNQLLCPLCRGAISGWKIIKEARQYLDEKSRACSREACAFSGNYREIRRHARRVHPTTRPADVDPSRRRAWHHLEHQREYADIVSAIRSAMPGAVVLGDYAIEGGEMFSHDRETSGPSEPSGSLLTTFFLFHMLSSSPIRSGDEPRGASRGLRRQRRRYLWGENLLGLQYDDDDDNDDDDDEGEEDEGDAVDEEVQRPRSRRRFIRSRSEERA from the coding sequence ATGGCAACTGCAAAGAAGTTGTTTAAGATGGGAAATGCAGATACAGATACTGCTGCACTGCACAAGGAGTGGGATGATGCTCTCTGTCCGATATGCATGGACCATCCGCACAATGCTGTCCTTCTGTTGTGCAGCTCCCATGACAAAGGATGCCGATCCTATATATGCGATACAAGCTATAGGCATTCAAATTGCCTAGACAGGTTCAAGAAAATGAAAGTGAATGATGGGGACAGTCCTTCACAGTCAAGCTCGTCCATGCCTAGGGGTACAAGAAACCAAAATGTTGTCCAGAGATCTCGTTTTGGTCTCACTAGAGAGAGCCCCAGGCTACACATGGACATATCTGAACCTGATGAAGCTTCCAATCATCAAGATGCCAGCCATAGACCTTCTGCCATAGCTGGAGAACAGGAAGAGAACAACTACAATGAAGGCCCAGATTTGACATTGGAAGCTCACGAGGTTGAGATCAATGGTCCTTCAGAGTCAAGTGACGTGTCAAGCTTAAACCAATTGTTGTGCCCACTGTGCAGGGGGGCCATTAGTGGCTGGAAGATCATCAAAGAAGCTAGACAGTATTTGGATGAGAAATCCAGAGCTTGCTCACGAGAAGCCTGCGCGTTTTCTGGTAACTACAGGGAGATCCGTAGACATGCCAGAAGGGTGCACCCCACAACAAGGCCTGCTGATGTTGATCCATCAAGACGCCGTGCATGGCACCACCTGGAGCATCAGCGGGAGTATGCTGACATAGTAAGCGCAATCAGGTCCGCTATGCCTGGGGCAGTTGTGCTTGGTGATTATGCTATTGAAGGTGGTGAAATGTTTTCACATGACCGGGAAACCAGTGGCCCAAGTGAACCAAGTGGGTCTCTTCTGACAACATTCTTTCTATTTCATATGCTCAGCAGTAGTCCGATTAGATCAGGTGATGAGCCAAGAGGCGCATCAAGGGGCCTGAGAAGGCAGAGGAGACGCTATCTGTGGGGAGAGAATTTGTTAGGTCTCcaatatgatgatgatgatgataatgatgatgatgatgatgagggggAGGAGGACGAAGGGGATGCTGTGGATGAAGAAGTTCAGAGACCAAGGAGTCGCCGGAGGTTCATAAGATCAAGATCAGAGGAGCGGGCGTAA
- the LOC136533002 gene encoding uncharacterized protein isoform X1: MCNCLLKMATAKKLFKMGNADTDTAALHKEWDDALCPICMDHPHNAVLLLCSSHDKGCRSYICDTSYRHSNCLDRFKKMKVNDGDSPSQSSSSMPRGTRNQNVVQRSRFGLTRESPRLHMDISEPDEASNHQDASHRPSAIAGEQEENNYNEGPDLTLEAHEVEINGPSESSDVSSLNQLLCPLCRGAISGWKIIKEARQYLDEKSRACSREACAFSGNYREIRRHARRVHPTTRPADVDPSRRRAWHHLEHQREYADIVSAIRSAMPGAVVLGDYAIEGGEMFSHDRETSGPSEPSGSLLTTFFLFHMLSSSPIRSGDEPRGASRGLRRQRRRYLWGENLLGLQYDDDDDNDDDDDEGEEDEGDAVDEEVQRPRSRRRFIRSRSEERA, translated from the exons ATGTGCAATTG TTTGTTGAAGATGGCAACTGCAAAGAAGTTGTTTAAGATGGGAAATGCAGATACAGATACTGCTGCACTGCACAAGGAGTGGGATGATGCTCTCTGTCCGATATGCATGGACCATCCGCACAATGCTGTCCTTCTGTTGTGCAGCTCCCATGACAAAGGATGCCGATCCTATATATGCGATACAAGCTATAGGCATTCAAATTGCCTAGACAGGTTCAAGAAAATGAAAGTGAATGATGGGGACAGTCCTTCACAGTCAAGCTCGTCCATGCCTAGGGGTACAAGAAACCAAAATGTTGTCCAGAGATCTCGTTTTGGTCTCACTAGAGAGAGCCCCAGGCTACACATGGACATATCTGAACCTGATGAAGCTTCCAATCATCAAGATGCCAGCCATAGACCTTCTGCCATAGCTGGAGAACAGGAAGAGAACAACTACAATGAAGGCCCAGATTTGACATTGGAAGCTCACGAGGTTGAGATCAATGGTCCTTCAGAGTCAAGTGACGTGTCAAGCTTAAACCAATTGTTGTGCCCACTGTGCAGGGGGGCCATTAGTGGCTGGAAGATCATCAAAGAAGCTAGACAGTATTTGGATGAGAAATCCAGAGCTTGCTCACGAGAAGCCTGCGCGTTTTCTGGTAACTACAGGGAGATCCGTAGACATGCCAGAAGGGTGCACCCCACAACAAGGCCTGCTGATGTTGATCCATCAAGACGCCGTGCATGGCACCACCTGGAGCATCAGCGGGAGTATGCTGACATAGTAAGCGCAATCAGGTCCGCTATGCCTGGGGCAGTTGTGCTTGGTGATTATGCTATTGAAGGTGGTGAAATGTTTTCACATGACCGGGAAACCAGTGGCCCAAGTGAACCAAGTGGGTCTCTTCTGACAACATTCTTTCTATTTCATATGCTCAGCAGTAGTCCGATTAGATCAGGTGATGAGCCAAGAGGCGCATCAAGGGGCCTGAGAAGGCAGAGGAGACGCTATCTGTGGGGAGAGAATTTGTTAGGTCTCcaatatgatgatgatgatgataatgatgatgatgatgatgagggggAGGAGGACGAAGGGGATGCTGTGGATGAAGAAGTTCAGAGACCAAGGAGTCGCCGGAGGTTCATAAGATCAAGATCAGAGGAGCGGGCGTAA